ATTAAATATATAAAAATAAGGGTTGTCGCAGAATTAGTTTTTATCTTTTTAACCTTTACTCAGAGTATAAATTGTATCAATGGAAGCTTGGTTAAAGATATTTGCAGATGTTTGTCGGCGAACACGGATATTTTACCGGAAAACCTATCCCGAGGTAGGTTTTAGCGACACACTGAATCATGGATGATGAATGTGAGCGACGGTAAAATATCCTAAGATGAGCCGATATAAACTCTTGCAAATATCTTGGAAGCAATCATTGATATAATTTTATACGGGAGTATCGATGTTAAAACAGTGAAACTCTCTGTTTTGCGACAACCCCTATTTTTTTTGATACTACTTTCTGTCTGTCTGGTGTTTCCAGTTGTTGTAATTATATTCAATTACTATGCAGCCGTTTTCTGTATTTTCTAAGGTTGCATCTGTTTCAGGGAGCACGTCTTTGCTGTCAAATACTGTTATTTTGTTAACCATTAATTCAATTATGTTTTTAGTAATACCCTGTGTTTTTATTCTGTTTATTAAATTCTTAATCAGCTGATCTTTATCGGGCTGCTTTACTTCCTCTTCCTTTAGCTTTTCTATTTCCTGTCTTATTGTTGAAATACGGTTTTCAATGTTTTGATTCATTCTATAAAACAGCTGTTCTGAAATTCTTCCCTCAAGCCTGTCATTGTATAGAATATCCTGTTGCTTTTGCTTTTGAATTATCTGCTGTTCGTATCTTTTTATACTCTGCAAAAGGTGTTCCTTCTCAACAAATTCACTATTATATTTAATATTCAAGTTGTCAATAAGGTCATTACTTGACAGGAGTTCCAGCAGCTCCTTCGTTATTATGTCGACTATGCTTTGTTCTGTAACATAATGACTTGAGCATCCCTCGCAGCCTTTTTTTGAATAAGAGCTGCATATATAACCCACAGGCCTATCTTTTCTTACTCTCACATACATTGCTTTACCGCATTTACCGCAATAAACAAGGTTGCTTAATAGATGTGTTATATTGCGGTTATATCCCTGGTTTGATCTTTTTTTAGCTCTTAGTTTCTGAACATCATCAAATTCTTCATTGGATATAATGGGTTCGTGTGTATTAGTTGTAATTATCCATTTGTCAAAGGGCAGCCTTCTGGTTTTTTTGTTTTTAAAGCTTATTTTTTCGCTGACGCCCTGAACTGTGTCTCCAATATATACCCGGTTACATAATATCCTCTGAACTGCAACCTGATTCCATGGTGTTATGGGTATATCAGAGTTTTTAGACGATGGCGACGGATATCCTTTTTTATTGAGCGTATTTGCTATAGCAGCATAGCCGTAGCCTTTTTTATACAAATTGAATATTTCCTTTACAACAGGTGCATTTCTGCTGTCTATTACCAGCTTATTTTTTTCATTTACCGATTTGACATACCCGAATGGTGCGTTGCCTATGTATTCGCCCTGCTCAATTTTGAACCTTAGATTGGCACGGATTTTTTTAGATATGTCTCTAATGTATCGCTCGTTGTACCATATATCATGGATATATCCTTTAAAGCCCGGATATAGTACATAGCATCAATTATCAACTTCTACATCCTGAATATTATTGGTTATTATTTACATGTTTTCTAGATGTCTTGTTTTTACGGTTTAATTCTTTTACGAAAGGCACATTGCTACATTGATATCCTGTTATTTGAGATATTACAGCTTCTACTTTATTAAGTCTCTTTAATCTTTCTTCAGGAGTGATATCAGGTTTTATTATTACTTTATCCGGCATAAGTACTCCTCCATATTACAAGTCTATTTTTAAAGGTCTGTCCCGTATTCTTTTTTAACAAGCTAATAATTATAAAGACTTTACAAGCATAAAATTTAGTACATATGATTTAATTGGAGTATTCAAAATGATAAAAACCTGCATTTATCTAAGAAAATCAAGAGAAGACGAGAAAATGGAAAAGGAGCTTGGGAAAGGTGAAACCCTATCAAAACACAGGGAAGATTTGTTGAGTTATGCTAAAATGAAAGATCTGTGTATTGTAAATATTTACCAAGAACTTGTTACAGGTGAAAGTTTGCTTTACAGGCCGGCTATGCTTGAGCTTCTAAAGGACGTTGAAACGGGACTGTACGAAGCCGTTTTGGTAATGGATTTACAAAGGCTCGGTCGTGGAGATATGGAAGAACAAGGGATTATTCTTAAAGCATTTAAAAATACAAATACAAAAATTATAACCCCGGACAAGGAGTATGATCTTTCTAATGAGTTTGATGAAGAGTATAGCGAATTTGAAGCGTTCATGAGCCGTAAGGAATATAAAATGATTAATAAGCGTCTTCAGCGGGGAATTATTCATTCCGTAAATAATGGAAATTACAACTCTCCCTACCCGCCTTTCGGTTATACTATAAAGCAGGAAAAATTGGGACGTACTTTGGAACCACACCCTCAACAGTCGGAAATACTAAAGAGTATATTCGATTGGTACGTTAATGAATCAATAGGCAGTCAGATTATTGCACAAAGACTGAACAGTCTGGGGTTAAAGACCAATAAAAACAACAGCTGGACTTGTCAGGCAGTAACAGGCATCCTGAAAAATCCTGTTTATACAGGAAAAATAGCATGGCGTAAAACAACAAGCAACCGCATATCCAAAAAAAAGAATAGAAGGATGCAAGACAGACAAGACTGGATTCTTGCAGAAGGAAAACATCCTGCATTGATATCGGAGAGTATATATGAAAAGGCACAAAACATTATGAAAAATAATAGTAAAACCCATACAAAACAATCTGTCAGCCTTCACAACACTTTAGCCGGAATAATTGTTTGCGGCGTTTGCGGAG
This genomic stretch from Ruminiclostridium cellulolyticum H10 harbors:
- a CDS encoding recombinase family protein, producing MIKTCIYLRKSREDEKMEKELGKGETLSKHREDLLSYAKMKDLCIVNIYQELVTGESLLYRPAMLELLKDVETGLYEAVLVMDLQRLGRGDMEEQGIILKAFKNTNTKIITPDKEYDLSNEFDEEYSEFEAFMSRKEYKMINKRLQRGIIHSVNNGNYNSPYPPFGYTIKQEKLGRTLEPHPQQSEILKSIFDWYVNESIGSQIIAQRLNSLGLKTNKNNSWTCQAVTGILKNPVYTGKIAWRKTTSNRISKKKNRRMQDRQDWILAEGKHPALISESIYEKAQNIMKNNSKTHTKQSVSLHNTLAGIIVCGVCGAKMRYRPYLNSEPHLICINKCGNKSSKFGYIEDCVISSLKEYLSEYNFKLYGEPQGKNSSQAAFKSSVALLEKQLKEASIQKDNIYNLLEKGIYSIEDFNQRLLSINTRISELQHSISNTGILYKKSLVQKPGKTEFCSGPTKIMHIYKNLKNPEDKNILLKSVLDKVEYIKGKDCRNDNFTLRIYPMF
- a CDS encoding recombinase family protein — protein: MYKKGYGYAAIANTLNKKGYPSPSSKNSDIPITPWNQVAVQRILCNRVYIGDTVQGVSEKISFKNKKTRRLPFDKWIITTNTHEPIISNEEFDDVQKLRAKKRSNQGYNRNITHLLSNLVYCGKCGKAMYVRVRKDRPVGYICSSYSKKGCEGCSSHYVTEQSIVDIITKELLELLSSNDLIDNLNIKYNSEFVEKEHLLQSIKRYEQQIIQKQKQQDILYNDRLEGRISEQLFYRMNQNIENRISTIRQEIEKLKEEEVKQPDKDQLIKNLINRIKTQGITKNIIELMVNKITVFDSKDVLPETDATLENTENGCIVIEYNYNNWKHQTDRK